The following proteins are co-located in the Anas platyrhynchos isolate ZD024472 breed Pekin duck chromosome 1, IASCAAS_PekinDuck_T2T, whole genome shotgun sequence genome:
- the LOC101797703 gene encoding gap junction beta-6 protein, producing the protein MDWGSLHTILGGVNKHSTSIGKIWLTVLFIFRIMILVVAAERVWGDEQDDFVCNTLQPGCKNVCYDHFFPISHIRLWALQLIFVSTPALLVAMHVAYRRHEKKRQFRKGDKKCEYKDIEEIKSQRFRIEGSLWWTYTSSIFFRLIFEAVFMYAFYFMYDGFRMPRLMKCNAWPCPNTVDCFVSRPTEKTVFTIFMIAVSSICILLNVAELCYLLTKFFLRRSKKAGNAKHHPNHENKEETKQNEMNELISDSCQNTVIGFTSS; encoded by the coding sequence ATGGATTGGGGATCACTGCACACCATTTTGGGAGGCGTAAACAAACACTCCACCAGCATCGGGAAGATATGGCTCACGGTCCTGTTCATCTTCCGCATCATGATCTTGGTCGTGGCTGCAGAGAGAGTCTGGGGAGATGAGCAAGATGACTTTGTCTGCAACACTCTGCAACCTGGTTGCAAAAATGTTTGCTATGACCACTTTTTCCCTATCTCTCACATCAGACTCTGGGCCCTGCAGCTGATCTTTGTCTCCACGCCTGCGCTGCTGGTGGCCATGCACGTAGCTTACAGGAGGCACGAGAAGAAACGGCAGTTCAGAAAGGGGGACAAGAAATGCGAGTACAAGGACATTGAAGAAATCAAGAGCCAGAGGTTTCGTATTGAGGGTTCCCTGTGGTGGACATACACTAGCAGCATCTTCTTCAGACTGATCTTTGAAGCTGTCTTCAtgtatgcattttatttcatgtatgATGGTTTCCGAATGCCTCGCTTAATGAAATGTAATGCTTGGCCCTGCCCCAACACGGTAGACTGCTTTGTTTCTCGACCTACTGAAAAGACAGTGTTTACTATTTTCATGATTGCAGTGTCCAGCATTTGCATTCTTTTAAATGTGGCTGAATTATGTTACTTACTGACAAAATTTTTTCTCAGGAGATCTAAAAAAGCTGGAAATGCAAAACATCACCCCAACCATGAGAATAAAGAAGAAAccaagcaaaatgaaatgaacGAGCTAATATCTGATAGCTGTCAGAACACAGTTATAGGATTTACAAGTAGCTAA
- the LOC101797522 gene encoding gap junction beta-6 protein: MDWGSLQAILGGVNKHSTSIGKIWLTVLFIFRIMILVVAAERVWGDEQQDFVCNTLQPGCRNVCYDHFFPISHIRLWALQLIFVSTPALLVAMHVAYTRHEKKRRFRNGEKIDIEELKNEKIHIRGPLWWTYTSSIFFRIIFEAVFMYVFYYMYDGYQMPRLVKCDAWPCPNVVDCFVSRPTEKTTFTIFMLAVSGICMTLNLAELCYLVAKICMKQSRKTAALK, from the coding sequence ATGGATTGGGGATCTCTGCAGGCCATCTTGGGAGGTGTAAACAAACACTCCACTAGCATCGGGAAGATATGGCTCACGGTCCTGTTCATCTTCCGCATCATGATCCTGGTCGTGGCTGCAGAGAGAGTCTGGGGAGATGAACAACAAGATTTTGTCTGCAATACCCTTCAACCTGGGTGTAGAAATGTTTGCTATGACCACTTTTTCCCTATCTCTCACATCAGACTCTGGGCCCTGCAGCTGATCTTTGTCTCCACGCCTGCGCTGCTGGTGGCCATGCACGTAGCTTACACCAGGCACGAGAAGAAACGGCGCTTCAGAAACGGTGAGAAAATTGATATAGAAGAGCTGAAGAACGAAAAGATTCACATTCGAGGTCCCCTGTGGTGGACGTACACCAGCAGCATCTTCTTCAGGATCATCTTTGAAGCGGTCTTCATGTACGTGTTCTACTACATGTATGATGGGTACCAGATGCCTCGCCTGGTGAAGTGTGATGCGTGGCCCTGCCCCAATGTAGTGGACTGCTTTGTGTCTCGGCCCACCGAGAAAACCACCTTTACTATTTTCATGCTTGCTGTGTCCGGGATCTGCATGACATTGAATCTGGCTGAGTTGTGTTACCTAGTGGCAAAAATCTGCATGAAACAATCcaggaaaacagcagctttAAAATAA